The proteins below are encoded in one region of Syntrophotalea carbinolica DSM 2380:
- a CDS encoding beta-ketoacyl-ACP synthase III, producing MKRMCVTGTGSYLPEKILTNKDLEKIVDTSDEWIATRTGIRERHIAAEGEHTSDLATEAARRAMTMAGVVAEDIDLIIVATVTGDFNWPATACLVQANLQATRAFAFDISAACSGFLYGLSVADNYIKTGSAKKVLLIGAEVFSRIVDWTDRGTCILFGDGAGAVVLEASDGDRGMLSCHLHADGSCWPLLYQMGQGSRNPADSSASEGHNPFVQMQGNEVFKVAVRSLCDAGEEALAANDMNAGDVDLLIPHQANRRILEATAKRLKVPLEKVMVNVDRVGNTSAASIAIALDEAHRAGRVKQDDILLLNAFGGGFTWGAALFRW from the coding sequence ATGAAACGAATGTGTGTCACGGGTACTGGATCGTATCTGCCCGAAAAGATTCTGACGAACAAAGATCTCGAAAAGATCGTCGATACATCCGATGAATGGATCGCTACGCGCACCGGTATCCGTGAGCGTCATATCGCTGCTGAGGGTGAACACACCTCGGATCTTGCGACGGAAGCCGCCAGGCGTGCCATGACCATGGCCGGTGTCGTTGCAGAAGATATCGATCTGATCATTGTCGCCACGGTAACCGGGGATTTCAACTGGCCGGCAACCGCCTGCCTGGTGCAGGCCAACCTCCAGGCCACCCGGGCGTTTGCATTTGACATCTCTGCCGCATGCAGCGGTTTTTTGTACGGTTTGTCCGTTGCCGATAATTACATCAAGACCGGAAGTGCCAAGAAGGTGCTGCTTATCGGCGCGGAGGTGTTCAGCCGCATTGTCGATTGGACAGATCGTGGCACCTGTATCCTTTTCGGTGATGGTGCCGGCGCCGTAGTGCTCGAGGCCTCCGATGGGGACAGGGGTATGTTGAGTTGCCACTTGCATGCCGACGGAAGTTGCTGGCCGCTGTTGTATCAGATGGGGCAGGGATCACGGAATCCTGCTGACAGTTCCGCTTCCGAGGGCCACAATCCGTTTGTACAGATGCAGGGCAATGAAGTTTTCAAGGTTGCGGTCAGGTCGCTATGCGATGCCGGTGAGGAAGCGTTGGCCGCCAATGATATGAACGCGGGCGATGTCGATCTGCTCATTCCCCATCAGGCCAACCGTCGCATCCTTGAAGCCACGGCCAAGCGTCTTAAAGTGCCTCTTGAAAAGGTTATGGTGAATGTGGATCGGGTCGGGAACACTTCTGCGGCCTCTATCGCCATCGCGCTGGATGAAGCGCATCGAGCCGGCAGGGTGAAACAGGACGATATCCTGTTGCTCAATGCTTTCGGCGGCGGTTTTACATGGGGTGCCGCGTTGTTTCGGTGGTAA
- a CDS encoding murein hydrolase activator EnvC family protein, whose amino-acid sequence MVKSFGQQGYGGRKGVEIAVKQGQEIVAAAAGRVTYSGNGIKGYGNLIILKHADDFFTVYGFNNKNLVSTGTYVSRGEHIASGGSPPGCRDARLHFEIRHGKNALNPVSCLP is encoded by the coding sequence ATGGTTAAGTCGTTTGGACAACAGGGCTATGGCGGTCGCAAAGGAGTCGAGATCGCGGTCAAGCAAGGGCAGGAAATTGTCGCTGCAGCCGCGGGTCGCGTGACCTACAGCGGCAACGGTATCAAGGGATACGGTAATCTGATAATTTTGAAACATGCCGACGATTTTTTCACCGTGTACGGATTCAACAATAAAAACCTTGTGTCCACCGGGACCTATGTCAGTAGGGGAGAGCATATCGCTTCGGGAGGGTCTCCTCCCGGGTGTCGGGACGCGCGCCTGCACTTTGAAATCAGGCATGGCAAAAATGCTTTGAACCCCGTCTCATGTCTGCCCTGA
- a CDS encoding YceD family protein codes for MIIELDDIKDQGLTLELSESFEQFSVLRELHDNGEALFVKPLDIQVKARRLDELVVVEGSVSTLVRLQCCRCLQDFEQALDVTFSVTFARELPSLEDEQQQDSEIELQAEDLGLIAFEGDEIDLTESIQEQLVMALPVKPLCRTTCKGLCSQCGADLNEGACDCHEQVMDGKFAALKNFKVKKKD; via the coding sequence TTGATCATCGAGTTGGATGACATTAAGGATCAGGGGCTGACCCTGGAATTGTCCGAATCCTTTGAACAATTTTCCGTACTAAGAGAGCTTCACGACAATGGTGAAGCCCTTTTTGTCAAACCCCTGGATATTCAGGTGAAGGCTCGGCGGCTCGATGAGCTGGTGGTTGTCGAGGGGAGTGTGTCGACGCTCGTACGCTTGCAGTGTTGCCGCTGCTTGCAGGATTTCGAACAGGCTCTCGATGTCACTTTTTCCGTGACATTCGCGCGCGAATTGCCGAGCCTGGAGGATGAGCAGCAGCAGGATTCCGAGATTGAGCTTCAGGCTGAGGATTTAGGGCTGATCGCGTTTGAGGGCGACGAAATCGATCTCACGGAGAGCATTCAAGAACAGCTCGTTATGGCGTTGCCTGTGAAGCCTTTATGCCGAACAACCTGTAAAGGGCTTTGCTCTCAATGTGGTGCGGATCTCAATGAAGGCGCCTGTGATTGCCATGAGCAGGTTATGGACGGCAAGTTCGCTGCCCTGAAGAATTTTAAGGTTAAAAAGAAGGATTGA
- the mazG gene encoding nucleoside triphosphate pyrophosphohydrolase — protein sequence MPQAKSTEALMRLIQTVSALRSPGGCPWDAKQTPESLKPYIIEEAYEVIDAIDQGDTHSIREELGDLLLQVVLQSRIFEERNLFSLKDVAIGIAEKLERRHPHVFGPTQQDKAQDIERQWERIKQQEKEQQGQTPTTLGTLPVHLPALMKARKITERASRAGFDWPGVEGAIEKVHEELSECKEAIQGTDRRKMEDELGDLLFSVVNLGRFLDIDAEEALGRTIKRFTKRFTYVEESLKNQKRSMEATSFEELLTLWQQAKQLEHGNL from the coding sequence ATGCCTCAAGCAAAATCGACAGAAGCCCTTATGCGCCTCATACAGACCGTCTCCGCCTTGCGTTCACCTGGTGGCTGCCCCTGGGATGCAAAACAAACGCCCGAAAGCCTTAAACCCTACATCATCGAAGAAGCCTACGAAGTCATAGACGCTATCGACCAGGGCGATACACACAGCATACGCGAAGAACTTGGCGACCTGTTGCTGCAAGTGGTTTTGCAATCGAGAATATTCGAGGAAAGAAACCTATTCAGCCTGAAAGATGTAGCTATCGGGATCGCGGAAAAACTCGAACGCCGGCACCCTCACGTGTTCGGACCGACGCAACAGGACAAGGCTCAAGACATTGAACGCCAATGGGAGCGCATCAAGCAACAGGAAAAAGAACAGCAGGGACAAACACCGACCACCCTGGGCACACTACCTGTCCACCTGCCCGCATTGATGAAGGCCAGGAAGATCACAGAACGCGCCAGCCGTGCAGGCTTCGATTGGCCGGGCGTAGAGGGGGCAATAGAAAAGGTCCACGAGGAGCTATCCGAATGCAAGGAAGCGATCCAGGGAACCGACCGACGAAAAATGGAAGACGAACTGGGGGATCTTCTGTTCTCGGTGGTCAATCTCGGACGGTTTCTCGACATCGACGCCGAAGAAGCCCTCGGCAGAACCATCAAGCGCTTCACCAAGCGCTTCACCTATGTAGAGGAATCCCTGAAAAACCAAAAACGCAGCATGGAAGCCACATCCTTTGAAGAACTCCTCACCCTCTGGCAACAAGCCAAACAGCTGGAGCACGGCAATCTTTGA
- the fabG gene encoding 3-oxoacyl-[acyl-carrier-protein] reductase, with protein MMKDKVVVVTGASRGIGRAMAVKMAACGAKIVVSARSADALVALVDEIKAQGGDAVSVPADIARTDDVARLFEVAVEAFGRVDVLVNNAGITRDNLLVRMKDADWDAVLDTNLKGAFLCTRAAAKIMGKQRVGRIINISSVVGEMGNAGQANYCASKAGLIGMTKSVARELAKRNVTVNAVTPGFIVTEMTDVLSEKVKESLLGQIPLGRFGEAEDIVSAVMFLASDQAAYITGQVLGVNGGMYM; from the coding sequence ATGATGAAGGACAAAGTCGTTGTCGTCACCGGTGCCTCGCGTGGCATTGGCCGTGCCATGGCCGTCAAGATGGCAGCATGTGGAGCCAAAATTGTGGTTTCCGCCCGCAGTGCGGACGCTCTGGTTGCACTTGTCGATGAGATTAAGGCTCAAGGAGGGGACGCTGTCAGTGTCCCTGCCGATATCGCCAGGACTGACGATGTAGCCCGTTTGTTCGAAGTTGCTGTCGAAGCTTTCGGTCGGGTCGACGTACTGGTCAACAATGCGGGTATTACCCGCGACAATCTGCTGGTTCGCATGAAGGATGCGGATTGGGACGCGGTACTCGATACCAATCTCAAAGGGGCTTTCCTGTGTACGCGTGCTGCGGCTAAAATCATGGGTAAACAACGTGTCGGCAGGATTATCAACATCTCCTCCGTTGTCGGCGAGATGGGTAATGCCGGGCAGGCGAACTATTGTGCCAGCAAGGCCGGGCTTATCGGTATGACCAAATCGGTGGCCCGTGAGTTGGCAAAGCGTAACGTTACGGTAAATGCCGTTACTCCCGGGTTTATCGTTACCGAAATGACGGATGTCCTTTCGGAAAAAGTCAAAGAAAGTCTGCTGGGGCAAATTCCTCTCGGACGCTTTGGTGAAGCAGAAGATATTGTTTCCGCCGTTATGTTCCTTGCATCGGACCAGGCCGCTTATATTACCGGTCAGGTTCTCGGGGTTAACGGCGGCATGTACATGTAA
- the plsX gene encoding phosphate acyltransferase PlsX, with amino-acid sequence MVVAVDAMGGDNAPEVEVEGAVAAARRWKIPIVLVGDQGRLDAVLSRYDLKGLDIAIRHATEVVGMHDSPSDAVRKKKDSSIRVAFDLLRGNEVQAVVSAGNSGATMAVGMFLCKRIPGIDRPAIATILPNKKSQTVLLDGGANVDCKPFHLSQFGTMGAVYAKFMLGKERPRVGVLSNGEEESKGNELAREAHKLLKQSSLNYIGFVEGRDIFSGDVDVVVCDGFVGNVVLKVSEGLSEAISDMLRGEIKQRLFAKLGYLLARPAFRAFKKKVDYAEYGGAPLLGIQGTGMICHGGSNARAIMNAIHMARESVSQRINDRLIAQLGMENPELSDDVVKRGAS; translated from the coding sequence ATCGTAGTTGCCGTCGACGCCATGGGGGGCGATAACGCCCCTGAGGTTGAGGTTGAAGGTGCTGTCGCGGCTGCAAGGCGATGGAAAATACCGATTGTGCTGGTTGGTGATCAAGGCCGATTGGATGCGGTCCTTTCCCGTTACGATTTAAAGGGGCTGGATATTGCCATACGACATGCCACAGAAGTCGTCGGCATGCATGATTCTCCATCGGATGCAGTGCGTAAAAAGAAAGATTCATCCATTCGAGTCGCATTTGATCTGTTGCGTGGAAATGAAGTTCAGGCCGTAGTTAGTGCCGGGAATTCCGGGGCCACGATGGCCGTGGGAATGTTCCTTTGCAAAAGAATACCGGGAATCGACCGTCCGGCTATCGCTACCATTCTGCCCAACAAAAAAAGTCAGACCGTGTTGCTCGATGGTGGTGCCAATGTGGACTGCAAACCCTTTCACCTGTCACAGTTCGGGACCATGGGAGCTGTTTATGCCAAGTTTATGCTTGGCAAAGAGCGTCCCAGGGTAGGGGTGCTTTCCAATGGTGAAGAAGAAAGCAAGGGCAATGAACTGGCGCGTGAGGCGCACAAACTTCTGAAACAATCGTCGCTTAATTATATCGGCTTTGTTGAGGGACGCGATATATTCAGCGGCGATGTGGATGTGGTTGTGTGTGACGGTTTTGTCGGCAATGTTGTTCTTAAGGTTTCCGAAGGGCTGTCCGAGGCCATCAGCGATATGCTGCGAGGGGAAATAAAGCAGAGGTTATTCGCTAAGCTCGGTTATTTGCTTGCGCGGCCGGCGTTTCGTGCATTTAAGAAAAAAGTCGATTACGCGGAATATGGTGGAGCGCCCCTGCTTGGAATCCAGGGTACGGGCATGATTTGTCATGGCGGATCCAACGCACGTGCCATCATGAATGCCATTCACATGGCGAGGGAATCGGTATCCCAGCGTATTAATGATCGTCTGATTGCTCAACTTGGTATGGAAAATCCCGAGCTTTCCGACGATGTTGTTAAACGTGGGGCCAGCTGA
- the acpP gene encoding acyl carrier protein produces MASIEEKVQQIIAEQLGVDEAQVTGDASFMDDLGADSLDTVELVMALEEEFDIEISDEDAEKIQTVQDAVDYISANS; encoded by the coding sequence ATGGCTTCTATCGAGGAAAAAGTACAACAGATTATCGCTGAACAGTTGGGTGTTGACGAAGCTCAGGTTACCGGTGACGCTTCTTTTATGGATGACCTCGGCGCTGACTCCCTGGACACTGTAGAACTGGTGATGGCTCTTGAAGAGGAATTCGATATCGAAATCTCCGACGAAGATGCCGAAAAAATCCAGACCGTTCAGGATGCCGTCGATTACATTTCGGCTAATTCCTGA
- the rpmF gene encoding 50S ribosomal protein L32: MAVPKKKTSKSKRDMRRAHDFLSAPGISTCPQCKEPKLPHRVCESCGSYKGKDVVDAE; the protein is encoded by the coding sequence ATGGCTGTACCGAAGAAAAAGACCTCCAAATCAAAACGTGATATGCGTCGTGCGCATGACTTTCTGTCCGCTCCCGGAATCTCGACTTGCCCCCAGTGCAAAGAGCCCAAATTGCCGCACCGGGTTTGCGAGAGCTGCGGAAGCTACAAGGGTAAGGACGTCGTTGACGCTGAATAA
- the fabD gene encoding ACP S-malonyltransferase, protein MIAFVFPGQGSQYAGMGKDLAENFGQAKLVFEEANDVLGIDLSKLCFEGPEDELKLTANTQPAIVATSIAALRVLQSETGLVPDFVAGHSLGEYAALVCAGGLSFADAVQTVRKRGTFMQDAVPVGVGTMAAIIGLDAPVVDEVCAEVASGDVVAPANYNSPGQIVIAGHIAAVERAMALAKERGAKRALPLPVSAPFHCSLMEPAARQLDEVLAGVSVETLACPVVSNVEASANSDAKAVRELLVKQVYSPVRWEESVSAMSDEGVDRFVEIGPGKVLSGLIKRIVKGVSLQNMGKVEDLKGF, encoded by the coding sequence ATGATTGCTTTTGTATTTCCTGGACAGGGATCTCAATATGCCGGGATGGGGAAGGATCTGGCTGAGAATTTCGGTCAGGCTAAGCTGGTTTTCGAGGAAGCTAACGACGTCCTTGGTATCGATTTATCCAAGCTCTGTTTCGAAGGGCCCGAAGATGAGCTTAAGCTGACGGCCAATACGCAACCTGCTATTGTTGCCACCAGTATCGCGGCGTTGCGCGTGCTGCAGAGTGAAACCGGGCTCGTTCCCGACTTTGTTGCAGGCCATTCTCTCGGCGAATACGCCGCGCTGGTGTGTGCCGGTGGCCTGAGTTTCGCCGATGCGGTTCAAACCGTACGCAAGCGTGGAACGTTCATGCAGGATGCCGTTCCTGTAGGTGTCGGTACCATGGCTGCCATCATCGGTTTGGATGCCCCGGTGGTTGATGAGGTCTGTGCGGAAGTCGCTTCGGGCGATGTGGTAGCACCGGCCAACTATAACAGCCCCGGGCAGATCGTTATCGCCGGGCATATTGCTGCGGTCGAGAGGGCCATGGCCCTTGCCAAGGAACGTGGAGCCAAGCGTGCCCTGCCGTTGCCGGTCAGTGCTCCTTTTCACTGTTCGCTTATGGAACCTGCCGCGCGTCAGTTGGATGAGGTTTTGGCCGGTGTTTCTGTCGAAACCCTCGCTTGCCCCGTGGTCAGCAATGTTGAAGCCAGTGCCAATTCCGATGCCAAGGCGGTGCGGGAATTGCTCGTAAAGCAGGTTTATTCTCCGGTCCGATGGGAAGAGTCCGTGTCGGCCATGTCCGATGAGGGTGTCGACCGATTTGTTGAAATTGGTCCCGGCAAGGTGCTTTCAGGATTAATCAAGCGCATTGTCAAAGGTGTTTCCCTCCAAAATATGGGCAAAGTGGAAGATTTGAAGGGTTTTTAA
- a CDS encoding sigma-70 family RNA polymerase sigma factor, which produces MGVLDNVDEVEEREESEVEESEKSKKDEGPSDDAIKLYLKEIQKTKLLTAEDERMLARRISQGDMAARDRMIESNLRLVVKIAKRYMNRGLPFLDLIEEGNMGLIKAVERFKLSKECRFSTYATWWIRQSIERALVNQSRTIRLPVHVSDDINKFIKISRELVHQYNREPKVEEIAEYMGVEPAYIRRLMVLVKKTYSIEHPMGENRDYSLIDTIEDPKADNPSTFVDDIDKYAHVCNWFETLSENEREILMLRFGLDDQEPQTLDTIGRRFGVTRERIRQIEAKSLQKLRNLMEEQESASLAFMESEMGKRS; this is translated from the coding sequence ATGGGAGTTCTGGACAATGTGGATGAGGTGGAAGAACGTGAAGAGTCCGAAGTAGAGGAATCCGAAAAAAGCAAGAAGGACGAAGGGCCCTCCGACGACGCTATAAAGCTTTATCTCAAAGAAATTCAAAAAACGAAATTGCTCACTGCCGAAGATGAGCGTATGCTTGCTCGGCGCATTTCGCAGGGAGATATGGCTGCCCGTGACAGGATGATCGAATCGAACCTGCGGCTGGTAGTTAAAATAGCCAAGCGTTATATGAATCGTGGTTTGCCGTTTCTCGACTTGATCGAGGAGGGTAACATGGGGCTTATCAAAGCGGTCGAACGCTTCAAGCTCAGCAAGGAATGCCGGTTTTCCACTTATGCAACCTGGTGGATCCGTCAATCCATAGAGCGCGCCCTCGTGAATCAGAGCCGGACGATTCGTTTGCCGGTTCATGTGTCTGACGATATCAATAAGTTCATCAAAATCAGTCGAGAGCTTGTTCATCAGTACAACAGGGAACCAAAGGTTGAAGAAATCGCCGAATACATGGGTGTCGAACCGGCCTATATCCGGCGGCTCATGGTGTTGGTCAAAAAGACCTATTCCATAGAACATCCCATGGGCGAGAATCGCGATTACAGCCTTATCGATACCATTGAGGATCCCAAGGCCGACAATCCCAGTACTTTTGTGGATGATATCGACAAATATGCGCACGTCTGCAACTGGTTTGAGACCTTGAGTGAGAATGAACGGGAAATTCTCATGCTTCGTTTTGGTCTTGACGACCAGGAACCCCAGACGCTCGATACGATCGGACGACGTTTCGGCGTGACCCGCGAACGTATCCGGCAGATCGAGGCAAAGAGTCTTCAAAAACTGAGAAACCTTATGGAAGAGCAGGAGAGTGCCAGTCTCGCTTTTATGGAGAGTGAGATGGGGAAGCGCTCCTGA
- a CDS encoding adenine phosphoribosyltransferase has translation MDVEDLRNVIRDIPDFPKKGIVFKDITTLLADAKSFHRMVDLIAHRYIGQKIDQIVGVEARGFILGAALAYKLGTGITLVRKPGKLPYKTIQKTYQLEYGTDTLEIHSDAFKPGDRVVVADDLLATGGTVAAVAELVKECGAEIVECAFLAELEFLKGRERLPLDRVFSLLKF, from the coding sequence ATGGACGTGGAGGACTTGCGGAACGTCATTCGGGATATACCCGATTTCCCCAAGAAGGGGATAGTTTTTAAGGATATTACAACGCTGTTGGCCGATGCCAAAAGTTTCCACCGCATGGTGGATTTGATTGCGCATCGGTATATCGGGCAGAAGATCGATCAGATTGTCGGCGTCGAGGCGCGCGGGTTTATTCTGGGTGCGGCATTGGCCTATAAGCTGGGAACCGGTATTACGCTGGTACGCAAGCCGGGTAAACTGCCTTACAAGACGATTCAGAAGACCTATCAGCTCGAATATGGCACCGATACCCTGGAAATTCATTCCGACGCATTCAAGCCCGGAGACCGGGTCGTGGTGGCCGATGATCTTCTGGCCACCGGCGGGACGGTGGCGGCCGTCGCCGAACTGGTGAAGGAATGCGGGGCGGAAATCGTAGAGTGTGCGTTCCTTGCCGAACTGGAGTTTTTAAAAGGTCGCGAGCGTTTGCCTTTGGACAGGGTCTTCAGTTTACTTAAGTTTTAA